Genomic segment of Pochonia chlamydosporia 170 chromosome 1, whole genome shotgun sequence:
TTGTCCGGGCCTTTCAATCTCGTCGACACCAAGAACGTGAGCAGTGGGAGAAGACGGAGGCAAAATACAGCGGTGGTTCTGGAACTGAAAAAGGTCGTAGCGCATGGTTCCGTTGGCAGGATCGAAAGGCCGACAGTCCTCTGGCACCAgatgaaaagaaagaaaagggTGGAAAGTCAAAGGATGAAAAGTCTAAAGACAAGTAAGGACGACGAACCATGTATGATATGTATGatttggcgttttgggaTATTGGATGACTTGCGTAGGGTTTCTTCAACGTAGAAGTGGATCTTCTACCAAATATTTGCGGGTGATGCGTTTAATTTACCAAGTTCCTTTATACCTTTACACTAACTTCAGCGTGAGATGATGTATAAGAAACGTCCTTGAACCAAGGAAACATCAAGCCCATACAACGATGCCAACATACATTCATGTCATACCATTTTCAGAACAAAATCAACTTTTAAAATCTATCcgacaatgttgaattgCCTCTCCAAGAATATAAGACCACCACCCTTACTCACTGTCCTCAAACCCCCTACACACGAACAGTATCCCCGCCCATCTCACCACTCAACTCCCTCGACGTAGGACCACGCCTATTCAACGCCTCTGCCAACCCAATATCCTGCTGGGCCACGAAACCATTCTTCTTGGAACCATTCACACCCACCGCCCTCACCTGCGATCCCACCGCGTACGTCCGCAGCGCCAGCCTCGCCGCCTCAACAACCTTCTCCGCCTGCAGGAGCGCGTCCTTCAACGCCAGAGCCGTGGGGTCGGACTCAGACGGCCCGTCGCGGTTCTTCTCGTCAAGCAGGTCCCTGATATGGCCGTTTAGCCATACGCCCTGAAGTTGCTGGGGCGTCATGTCCCTTGCGCCGGAGATGGTGCCCCTGCAGGAAGGCTGGCCACAGAGACAGGTGAACGGTTGGGCCATGTTCCACTCCGTAGAAGGGTAGAAGAACTGTCGCGTGTTAGCTATGTAAGATTGAGGGGGTTGATAACGTACGGTGAGTTCGTCACCTGGTTGAAGACCCTTTGGCCCAACCAGGACGTTCATGTTGCCGGTGTCGAAGATCTAGGCTTGTTAGAGG
This window contains:
- a CDS encoding post-SET domain-containing protein (similar to Metarhizium robertsii ARSEF 23 XP_007818807.2) → MAPLTPHWQQPSHPAIQEVIINNAEFTTKSYSKVTLPPFAVFSKLAFPPCTTANSPTYATVQTGRNSHLNLNSDLLYINHSCEPSLIFDTGNMNVLVGPKGLQPGDELTFFYPSTEWNMAQPFTCLCGQPSCRGTISGARDMTPQQLQGVWLNGHIRDLLDEKNRDGPSESDPTALALKDALLQAEKVVEAARLALRTYAVGSQVRAVGVNGSKKNGFVAQQDIGLAEALNRRGPTSRELSGEMGGDTVRV